One Acanthochromis polyacanthus isolate Apoly-LR-REF ecotype Palm Island chromosome 6, KAUST_Apoly_ChrSc, whole genome shotgun sequence DNA segment encodes these proteins:
- the LOC127534566 gene encoding mucin-19-like isoform X25 codes for MLTQTAAGQTPAGQTSALAGQTSAGQTSAGQTSADQTSAGQTPAGQTPAGQTPAGQTSAGQTSAGQTSAGQTSADQTSAGQTPAGQTPAGQTSAGQTSAGQTPAGQTPAGQTPAGQTPAGQTSAGQTSAGQTSAGHTSAGQTSTGQTPAGQTPAGQTSAGQTSAGQTPAGQTSAGQTSAGQTPAGQTSAGQKSAGQTPAGQTSAGQTSAGQISASAGQTSAGQTSAGQTPAGQTPAGQTSAGQTSAGQTSAGQTSTGQTSAGQTPAGQTPAGQTPAGQTSAGQTSAGQTPAGQTPAGQTSAGQTSAGQTSAGQTPAGQTPAGQTPAGQTSTGQTSAGQTSAGQTPAGQTPAGQTSAGQTPAGQTSAGQTSAGQTSAGQPSTSAGQTSVGHTSASAGQTSASAGQTSASAGQTSASAGQTSAGQTSEGQTSAGQTLAGQTSAGQTSVGQTSAGQTSAGQTSAGQTSAGQTSAGQTLAGQTSAGQTSAGQPSTSAGQTSAGQTPAGQTSAGQTSAGQTSAGQTSASAGQTSASAGQTSAGQTSAGQTPAGQTSAGQTSAPAGQTSSDQTSAGQTSAGQTSASAGQTSASAGQTSASEGQTSASAGQTSAGQTSAGQTSADQTSAGQTSAGQTSAGQTSAGQTSAGQTSAGQTSAGQTSAGQTSAGQTSASAGQTSAGQTWAGQTSASAGQTSAGQPSTSAGQTSVGHTSASAGQTSASAGQTSAGQTSEGQTSASAGQTSAGQTSEGQTSAGQTLAGQTSAGQTSVGQTSAGQTSAGQTSAGQTSAGQTSAGQTLAGQTSTGQTSVGQTSAGQTSAGQTSAGQPSTSAGQTSAGQTPAGQTSAGQTSAGQTSAGQTSASAGQTSASAGQTSAGQTSAGQTPAGQTSAGQTSAPAGQTSSDQTSAGQTSAGQTSASAGQTSASAGQTSASEGQTSASAGQTSASAGQTSASAGQTSAGQTSAGQTSADQTSAGQTSAGQTSAGQTSASAGQTSAGQTSAGQTSAGQTSAGQTSASAGQTSAGQTSAD; via the exons ATGCTAACACAGACTGCAGCAGGTCAAACaccggcaggtcaaacatcagcattggcaggtcagacatcggcaggtcaaacatcggcAGGTCAGACATCAGCAGATcaaacatcggcaggtcaaacaccggcaggtcaaacaccggcaggtcaaacaccggcaggtcagacatcggcaggtcagacatcggcaggtcaaacatcggcAGGTCAGACATCAGCAGATcaaacatcggcaggtcaaacaccggcaggtcaaacaccggcaggtcagacatcggcaggtcagacatcggcaggtcagacaccggcaggtcaaacaccggcaggtcagacaccggcaggtcagacaccggcaggtcagacatcggcaggtcagacatcggCTGGTCAAACATCGGCGGGTCACACATCGGCGGGTCAGACATCGACTGGTCAGACACCGGCTGGTCAGACACcggcaggtcagacatcggcaggtcagacatcggcaggtcagacaccggcaggtcagacatcggcaggtcagacatcggcaggtcagacaccggcaggtcagacatcggcaggtcaaaaatcggcaggtcaaacaccggcaggtcagacatcggCGGGTCAAACATCGGCGGGTCAAATATCAGCATcggcaggtcagacatcggcaggtcagacatcggcaggtcagacaccggcaggtcaaacaccggcaggtcagacatcggcaggtcaaacatcggcTGGTCAAACATCGGCGGGTCAAACATCGACTGGTcaaacatcggcaggtcaaacaccggcaggtcagacaccggcaggtcaaacaccggcaggtcaaacatcggcaggtcagacatcggCTGGTCAGACACCGGCTGGTCAGACACcggcaggtcagacatcggcaggtcagacatcggcaggtcagacatcggCAGGTCAGACACCGGCAGGTCAAACACCGGCAGGTCAAACACCGGCAGGTCAGACATCGACTGGTcaaacatcggcaggtcaaacatcggcaggtcagacaccggcaggtcaaacaccggcaggtcagacatcggcaggtcaaacaccggcaggtcaaacatcggcGGGTCAAACATCGGCTGGTcaaacatcggcaggtcaaCCATcaacatcggcaggtcaaacatcggTGGGTCATACATCagcatcggcaggtcaaacatcagcatcggcaggtcaaacatcagcatcggcag GTCAAACATCagcatcggcaggtcaaacatcggcGGGTCAAACATCGGAAGGTCAAACATCAGCAGGTCAAACACTGGCAGGTCAGACATCGGCGGGTCAAACATCGGTGGGTCAAACATcggcaggtcagacatcggcaggtcaaacatcggcaggtcagacatcggcaggtcaaacatcggcaggtcaaacactggcaggtcagacatcggcgggtcaaacatcggcaggtcaaCCATcaacatcggcaggtcaaacatcagCAGGTCAAACACcggcaggtcagacatcggCGGGTCAAACATCGGCGGGTCAAACATCGGCTGGTCAAACATCagcatcggcaggtcaaacatcagcatcggcaggtcaaacatcggcaggtcaaacatcggcaggtcaaacaccggcaggtcaaacatcggcTGGTCAAACATCAGCaccggcaggtcaaacatcgtCAGATcaaacatcggcaggtcaaacatcggcgggtcaaacatcagcatcggcaggtcaaacatcagcatcggctggtcaaacatcagcatcggaaggtcaaacatcagcatcggcaggtcaaacatcggcaggtcaaacatccGCAGGTCAGACATCGGCAGATCAGACATCGGCGGGTcaaacatcggcaggtcaaacatcggcaggtcagacatcggcaggtcaaacatcggcaggtcagacatcggcaggtcaaacatcggcaggtcagacatcggcaggtcaaacatcggcaggtcaaacatcagcatcggcaggtcagacatcggcaggtcaaacatgggcaggtcaaacatcagcatcggctggtcaaacatcggcaggtcaaCCATcaacatcggcaggtcaaacatcggTGGGTCATACATCagcatcggcaggtcaaacatcagcatcggcaggtcaaacatcggcGGGTCAAACATCGGAAGGTCAAACATCagcatcggcaggtcaaacatcggcGGGCCAAACATCGGAAGGTCAAACATCAGCAGGTCAAACACTGGCAGGTCAGACATCGGCGGGTCAAACATCGGTGGGTCAAACATcggcaggtcagacatcggcaggtcaaacatcggcaggtcagacatcggcaggtcaaacatcggcaggtcaaacactGGCAGGTCAGACATCGACGGGTCAAACATCGGTGGGTCAAACATCGGCTGGTcaaacatcggcaggtcaaacatcggcaggtcaaCCATcaacatcggcaggtcaaacatcagCAGGTCAAACACcggcaggtcagacatcggCGGGTCAAACATCGGCGGGTCAAACATCGGCTGGTCAAACATCagcatcggcaggtcaaacatcagcatcggcaggtcaaacatcggcaggtcaaacatcggcaggtcaaacaccggcaggtcaaacatcggcTGGTCAAACATCAGCaccggcaggtcaaacatcgtCAGATcaaacatcggcaggtcaaacatcggcgggtcaaacatcagcatcggcaggtcaaacatcagcatcggctggtcaaacatcagcatcggaaggtcaaacatcagcatcggcaggtcaaacatcagcatcggcaggtcaaacatcagcatcggcaggtcaaacatcggcaggtcaaacatcggcaggtcagacatcggCAGATCAGACATCGGCGGGTcaaacatcggcaggtcaaacatcggcaggtcaaacatcagcatcggcaggtcaaacatcggcaggtcagacatcggcaggtcagacatcggcaggtcaaacatcggcaggtcaaacatcagcatcggcaggtcaaacatcggcaggtcaaacatcagCAGATTAG
- the LOC127534566 gene encoding mucin-19-like isoform X14: MLTQTAAGQTPAGQTSALAGQTSAGQTSAGQTSADQTSAGQTPAGQTPAGQTPAGQTSAGQTSAGQTSAGQTPAGQTPAGQTPAGQTSAGQTSAGQTLADQTPAGQTPAGQTPAGQTSAGQTSAGQTLADQTSAGQTPAGQTPAGQTPAGQTSAGQTSAGQTSAGQTPAGQTPAGQTPAGQTSAGQTSAGQTPAGQTPAGQTPAGQTSAGQTPAGQTPAGQTSAGQTSTGQTSAGQTSAGQTPAGQTPAGQTSAGQTLAGQTSAGQTSAGQTSAGQPSTSAGQTSVGHTSASAGQTSASAGQTSASAGQTSAGQTSEGQTSASAGQTSAGQTSEGQTSAGQTLAGQTSAGQTSVGQTSAGQTSAGQTSAGQPSTSAGQTSAGQTPAGQTSAGQTSAGQTSAGQTSAGQTPAGQTPAGQTSAGQTPAGQTSAGQTSAGQTSAGQPSTSAGQTSVGHTSASAGQTSTSAGQTSASAGQTSASAGQTSASAGQTSAGQTSEGQTSASAGQTSAGQTSEGQTSAGQTLAGQTSAGQTSVGQTSAGQTSAGQTSAGQTSAGQTSAGQTLAGQTSAGQTSAGQPSTSAGQTSAGQTPAGQTSAGQTSAGQTSAGQTSASAGQTSASAGQTSAGQTSAGQTPAGQTSAGQTSAPAGQTSSDQTSAGQTSAGQTSASAGQTSASAGQTSASEGQTSASAGQTSAGQTSAGQTSADQTSAGQTSAGQTSAGQTSAGQTSAGQTSAGQTSAGQTSAGQTSAGQTSASAGQTSAGQTWAGQTSASAGQTSAGQPSTSAGQTSVGHTSASAGQTSASAGQTSAGQTSEGQTSASAGQTSAGQTSEGQTSAGQTLAGQTSAGQTSVGQTSAGQTSAGQTSAGQTSAGQTSAGQTLAGQTSTGQTSVGQTSAGQTSAGQTSAGQPSTSAGQTSAGQTPAGQTSAGQTSAGQTSAGQTSASAGQTSASAGQTSAGQTSAGQTPAGQTSAGQTSAPAGQTSSDQTSAGQTSAGQTSASAGQTSASAGQTSASEGQTSASAGQTSASAGQTSASAGQTSAGQTSAGQTSADQTSAGQTSAGQTSAGQTSASAGQTSAGQTSAGQTSAGQTSAGQTSASAGQTSAGQTSAD; encoded by the exons ATGCTAACACAGACTGCAGCAGGTCAAACaccggcaggtcaaacatcagcattggcaggtcagacatcggcaggtcaaacatcggcAGGTCAGACATCAGCAGATcaaacatcggcaggtcaaacaccggcaggtcaaacaccggcaggtcaaacaccggcaggtcagacatcggcaggtcagacatcggcag gtcagacatcggcaggtcaaacaccggcaggtcaaacaccggcaggtcagacaccggcaggtcagacatcggcaggtcagacatcggCTGGTCAAACACTGGCAGATCAAACACCGGCAGGTCAAACACCGGCAGGTCAGACACcggcaggtcagacatcggcaggtcagacatcggCTGGTCAAACACTGGCAGATcaaacatcggcaggtcaaacaccggcaggtcaaacaccggcaggtcaaacaccggcaggtcagacatcggcaggtcagacatcggcaggtcagacatcggcaggtcaaacaccggcaggtcaaacaccggcaggtcagacaccggcaggtcagacatcggcaggtcagacatcggCTGGTCAGACACCGGCTGGTCAGACACCGGCAGGTCAGACACcggcaggtcagacatcggCAGGTCAGACACCGGCGGGTCAAACACCGGCGGGTCAAACATCGGCGGGTCAAACATCGACTGGTcaaacatcggcaggtcaaacatcggcaggtcagacaccggcaggtcaaacaccggcaggtcagacatcggcaggtcaaacactggcaggtcaaacatcggcGGGTCAAACATCGGCTGGTcaaacatcggcaggtcaaCCATcaacatcggcaggtcaaacatcggTGGGTCATACATCagcatcggcaggtcaaacatcagcatcggcaggtcaaacatcagcatcggcaggtcaaacatcggcGGGTCAAACATCGGAAGGTCAAACATCagcatcggcaggtcaaacatcggcGGGTCAAACATCGGAAGGTCAAACATCAGCAGGTCAAACACTggcag GTCAGACATCGGCGGGTCAAACATCGGTGGGTCAAACATCGGCTGGTcaaacatcggcaggtcaaacatcggcaggtcaaCCATcaacatcggcaggtcaaacatcagCAGGTCAAACACcggcaggtcagacatcggCGGGTCAAACATCGGCGGGTcaaacatcggcaggtcaaacatcggcaggtcagacaccggcaggtcaaacaccggcaggtcagacatcggcaggtcaaacaccggcaggtcaaacatcggcGGGTCAAACATCGGCTGGTcaaacatcggcaggtcaaCCATcaacatcggcaggtcaaacatcggTGGGTCATACATCagcatcggcaggtcaaacatcaacatcggcaggtcaaacatcagcatcggcaggtcaaacatcagcatcggcaggtcaaacatcagcatcggcaggtcaaacatcggcGGGTCAAACATCGGAAGGTCAAACATCagcatcggcaggtcaaacatcggcGGGTCAAACATCGGAAGGTCAAACATCAGCAGGTCAAACACTGGCAGGTCAGACATCGGCGGGTCAAACATCGGTGGGTCAAACATcggcaggtcagacatcggcaggtcaaacatcggcaggtcagacatcggcaggtcaaacatcggcaggtcaaacactggcaggtcagacatcggcgggtcaaacatcggcaggtcaaCCATcaacatcggcaggtcaaacatcagCAGGTCAAACACcggcaggtcagacatcggCGGGTCAAACATCGGCGGGTCAAACATCGGCTGGTCAAACATCagcatcggcaggtcaaacatcagcatcggcaggtcaaacatcggcaggtcaaacatcggcaggtcaaacaccggcaggtcaaacatcggcTGGTCAAACATCAGCaccggcaggtcaaacatcgtCAGATcaaacatcggcaggtcaaacatcggcgggtcaaacatcagcatcggcaggtcaaacatcagcatcggctggtcaaacatcagcatcggaaggtcaaacatcagcatcggcaggtcaaacatcggcaggtcaaacatccGCAGGTCAGACATCGGCAGATCAGACATCGGCGGGTcaaacatcggcaggtcaaacatcggcaggtcagacatcggcaggtcaaacatcggcaggtcagacatcggcaggtcaaacatcggcaggtcagacatcggcaggtcaaacatcggcaggtcaaacatcagcatcggcaggtcagacatcggcaggtcaaacatgggcaggtcaaacatcagcatcggctggtcaaacatcggcaggtcaaCCATcaacatcggcaggtcaaacatcggTGGGTCATACATCagcatcggcaggtcaaacatcagcatcggcaggtcaaacatcggcGGGTCAAACATCGGAAGGTCAAACATCagcatcggcaggtcaaacatcggcGGGCCAAACATCGGAAGGTCAAACATCAGCAGGTCAAACACTGGCAGGTCAGACATCGGCGGGTCAAACATCGGTGGGTCAAACATcggcaggtcagacatcggcaggtcaaacatcggcaggtcagacatcggcaggtcaaacatcggcaggtcaaacactGGCAGGTCAGACATCGACGGGTCAAACATCGGTGGGTCAAACATCGGCTGGTcaaacatcggcaggtcaaacatcggcaggtcaaCCATcaacatcggcaggtcaaacatcagCAGGTCAAACACcggcaggtcagacatcggCGGGTCAAACATCGGCGGGTCAAACATCGGCTGGTCAAACATCagcatcggcaggtcaaacatcagcatcggcaggtcaaacatcggcaggtcaaacatcggcaggtcaaacaccggcaggtcaaacatcggcTGGTCAAACATCAGCaccggcaggtcaaacatcgtCAGATcaaacatcggcaggtcaaacatcggcgggtcaaacatcagcatcggcaggtcaaacatcagcatcggctggtcaaacatcagcatcggaaggtcaaacatcagcatcggcaggtcaaacatcagcatcggcaggtcaaacatcagcatcggcaggtcaaacatcggcaggtcaaacatcggcaggtcagacatcggCAGATCAGACATCGGCGGGTcaaacatcggcaggtcaaacatcggcaggtcaaacatcagcatcggcaggtcaaacatcggcaggtcagacatcggcaggtcagacatcggcaggtcaaacatcggcaggtcaaacatcagcatcggcaggtcaaacatcggcaggtcaaacatcagCAGATTAG
- the LOC127534566 gene encoding mucin-19-like isoform X26 produces MLTQTAAGQTPAGQTSALAGQTSAGQTSAGQTSADQTSAGQTPAGQTPAGQTPAGQTSAGQTSAGQTSAGQTSADQTSAGQTPAGQTPAGQTSAGQTSAGQTPAGQTPAGQTPAGQTPAGQTSAGQTSAGQTSAGHTSAGQTSTGQTPAGQTPAGQTSAGQTSAGQTPAGQTSAGQTSAGQTPAGQTSAGQKSAGQTPAGQTSAGQTSAGQISASAGQTSAGQTSAGQTPAGQTPAGQTSAGQTSAGQTSAGQTSTGQTSAGQTPAGQTPAGQTPAGQTSAGQTSAGQTPAGQTPAGQTSAGQTSAGQTSAGQTPAGQTPAGQTPAGQTSTGQTSAGQTSAGQTPAGQTPAGQTSAGQTPAGQTSAGQTSAGQTSAGQPSTSAGQTSVGHTSASAGQTSASAGQTSASAGQTSAGQTSEGQTSAGQTLAGQTSAGQTSVGQTSAGQTSAGQTSAGQTSAGQTSAGQTLAGQTSAGQTSAGQPSTSAGQTSAGQTPAGQTSAGQTSAGQTSAGQTSASAGQTSASAGQTSAGQTSAGQTPAGQTSAGQTSAPAGQTSSDQTSAGQTSAGQTSASAGQTSASAGQTSASEGQTSASAGQTSAGQTSAGQTSADQTSAGQTSAGQTSAGQTSAGQTSAGQTSAGQTSAGQTSAGQTSAGQTSASAGQTSAGQTWAGQTSASAGQTSAGQPSTSAGQTSVGHTSASAGQTSASAGQTSAGQTSEGQTSASAGQTSAGQTSEGQTSAGQTLAGQTSAGQTSVGQTSAGQTSAGQTSAGQTSAGQTSAGQTLAGQTSTGQTSVGQTSAGQTSAGQTSAGQPSTSAGQTSAGQTPAGQTSAGQTSAGQTSAGQTSASAGQTSASAGQTSAGQTSAGQTPAGQTSAGQTSAPAGQTSSDQTSAGQTSAGQTSASAGQTSASAGQTSASEGQTSASAGQTSASAGQTSASAGQTSAGQTSAGQTSADQTSAGQTSAGQTSAGQTSASAGQTSAGQTSAGQTSAGQTSAGQTSASAGQTSAGQTSAD; encoded by the exons ATGCTAACACAGACTGCAGCAGGTCAAACaccggcaggtcaaacatcagcattggcaggtcagacatcggcaggtcaaacatcggcAGGTCAGACATCAGCAGATcaaacatcggcaggtcaaacaccggcaggtcaaacaccggcaggtcaaacaccggcaggtcagacatcggcaggtcagacatcggcaggtcaaacatcggcAGGTCAGACATCAGCAGATcaaacatcggcaggtcaaacaccggcaggtcaaacaccggcaggtcagacatcggcaggtcagacatcggcaggtcagacaccggcaggtcaaacaccggcaggtcagacaccggcaggtcagacaccggcaggtcagacatcggcaggtcagacatcggCTGGTCAAACATCGGCGGGTCACACATCGGCGGGTCAGACATCGACTGGTCAGACACCGGCTGGTCAGACACcggcaggtcagacatcggcaggtcagacatcggcaggtcagacaccggcaggtcagacatcggcaggtcagacatcggcaggtcagacaccggcaggtcagacatcggcaggtcaaaaatcggcaggtcaaacaccggcaggtcagacatcggCGGGTCAAACATCGGCGGGTCAAATATCAGCATcggcaggtcagacatcggcaggtcagacatcggcaggtcagacaccggcaggtcaaacaccggcaggtcagacatcggcaggtcaaacatcggcTGGTCAAACATCGGCGGGTCAAACATCGACTGGTcaaacatcggcaggtcaaacaccggcaggtcagacaccggcaggtcaaacaccggcaggtcaaacatcggcaggtcagacatcggCTGGTCAGACACCGGCTGGTCAGACACcggcaggtcagacatcggcaggtcagacatcggcaggtcagacatcggCAGGTCAGACACCGGCAGGTCAAACACCGGCAGGTCAAACACCGGCAGGTCAGACATCGACTGGTcaaacatcggcaggtcaaacatcggcaggtcagacaccggcaggtcaaacaccggcaggtcagacatcggcaggtcaaacaccggcaggtcaaacatcggcGGGTCAAACATCGGCTGGTcaaacatcggcaggtcaaCCATcaacatcggcaggtcaaacatcggTGGGTCATACATCagcatcggcaggtcaaacatcagcatcggcaggtcaaacatcagcatcggcag gtcaaacatcggcGGGTCAAACATCGGAAGGTCAAACATCAGCAGGTCAAACACTGGCAGGTCAGACATCGGCGGGTCAAACATCGGTGGGTCAAACATcggcaggtcagacatcggcaggtcaaacatcggcaggtcagacatcggcaggtcaaacatcggcaggtcaaacactggcaggtcagacatcggcgggtcaaacatcggcaggtcaaCCATcaacatcggcaggtcaaacatcagCAGGTCAAACACcggcaggtcagacatcggCGGGTCAAACATCGGCGGGTCAAACATCGGCTGGTCAAACATCagcatcggcaggtcaaacatcagcatcggcaggtcaaacatcggcaggtcaaacatcggcaggtcaaacaccggcaggtcaaacatcggcTGGTCAAACATCAGCaccggcaggtcaaacatcgtCAGATcaaacatcggcaggtcaaacatcggcgggtcaaacatcagcatcggcaggtcaaacatcagcatcggctggtcaaacatcagcatcggaaggtcaaacatcagcatcggcaggtcaaacatcggcaggtcaaacatccGCAGGTCAGACATCGGCAGATCAGACATCGGCGGGTcaaacatcggcaggtcaaacatcggcaggtcagacatcggcaggtcaaacatcggcaggtcagacatcggcaggtcaaacatcggcaggtcagacatcggcaggtcaaacatcggcaggtcaaacatcagcatcggcaggtcagacatcggcaggtcaaacatgggcaggtcaaacatcagcatcggctggtcaaacatcggcaggtcaaCCATcaacatcggcaggtcaaacatcggTGGGTCATACATCagcatcggcaggtcaaacatcagcatcggcaggtcaaacatcggcGGGTCAAACATCGGAAGGTCAAACATCagcatcggcaggtcaaacatcggcGGGCCAAACATCGGAAGGTCAAACATCAGCAGGTCAAACACTGGCAGGTCAGACATCGGCGGGTCAAACATCGGTGGGTCAAACATcggcaggtcagacatcggcaggtcaaacatcggcaggtcagacatcggcaggtcaaacatcggcaggtcaaacactGGCAGGTCAGACATCGACGGGTCAAACATCGGTGGGTCAAACATCGGCTGGTcaaacatcggcaggtcaaacatcggcaggtcaaCCATcaacatcggcaggtcaaacatcagCAGGTCAAACACcggcaggtcagacatcggCGGGTCAAACATCGGCGGGTCAAACATCGGCTGGTCAAACATCagcatcggcaggtcaaacatcagcatcggcaggtcaaacatcggcaggtcaaacatcggcaggtcaaacaccggcaggtcaaacatcggcTGGTCAAACATCAGCaccggcaggtcaaacatcgtCAGATcaaacatcggcaggtcaaacatcggcgggtcaaacatcagcatcggcaggtcaaacatcagcatcggctggtcaaacatcagcatcggaaggtcaaacatcagcatcggcaggtcaaacatcagcatcggcaggtcaaacatcagcatcggcaggtcaaacatcggcaggtcaaacatcggcaggtcagacatcggCAGATCAGACATCGGCGGGTcaaacatcggcaggtcaaacatcggcaggtcaaacatcagcatcggcaggtcaaacatcggcaggtcagacatcggcaggtcagacatcggcaggtcaaacatcggcaggtcaaacatcagcatcggcaggtcaaacatcggcaggtcaaacatcagCAGATTAG